A single window of Salvia splendens isolate huo1 chromosome 6, SspV2, whole genome shotgun sequence DNA harbors:
- the LOC121809074 gene encoding vacuole membrane protein KMS1-like isoform X2, with translation MGSKKKSKSTSSRRNGGVSLSGLRVKHQQELEKLNLTTQPFKTLKLFLFAVVLYIRRSFTYVLSHGGWLMLCGALVGVAGILLVIVDGPHDKHVEEVLRYMRFGLWWVALGVASSIGLGSGLHTFVLYLGPHIAFFTLKAVQCGRVDIKSAIYDTIQLKRTPSWLGKDCSEFGPPIFPSSQGVRIPISSILPQVQLEAILWGLGTALGELPPYFISRAASLSGSTVSAMEELDASSTGDEGFLSSLLSRMKRWFLSHAQYMNFFTILVLASIPNPLFDLAGIMCGQFGIPFWKFFLATMIGKAIIKTHIQSLFIISICNNQLLHWVENELLWVLSFIPGFDTILSNLIPKLHSMKDKYMSAKPHAQADSKGKKWDFSPAFIWNTVVWFMLMNFFVKIVNATAQRYLNKQHDKEIAAMKNKSSKQSDDSDTSSSR, from the exons atgggGTCGAAGAAAAAATCGAAATCCACCAGTAGTCGTCGAAACGGCGGCGTATCTCTCTCAG GACTTCGAGTGAAGCACCAGCAAGAACTAGAAAAATTGAATCTGACCACCCAACCGTTCAAGACGCTAAAGCTATTCCTTTTTGCTGTTGTACTCTACATCAGACGGTCGTTTACATATGTTTTGTCACATGGCGGTTGGCTTATGCTTTGTGGTGCCCTTGTTGGGGTTGCAGGGATACTACTCGTTATAGTTGATGGTCCTCATGATAAG CATGTTGAGGAAGTTTTACGTTACATGCGGTTTGGACTGTGGTGGGTGGCTCTAGGTGTAGCATCTTCCATTGGACTCG GTTCTGGGCTGCACACCTTTGTCCTCTATTTAGGACCCCATATTGCGTTCTTCACATTAAAAGCAGTGCAGTGTGGTCGAGTAGACATTAAAAGTGCCATTTACGACACAATACAACTAAAGAGAACTCCTTCATGGCTTGGCAAAGATTGTTCCGAATTCGGGCCTCCTATATTTCCGTCCTCACAAGGTGTGCGAATTCCCATCAGTAGCATCTTACCCCAAGTCCAGTTAGAAGCAATACTATGGGGTCTTGGTACTGCACTCGGCGAACTGCCCCCGTATTTCATTTCAAGGGCAG CTAGCTTGTCGGGAAGTACAGTGTCAGCCATGGAAGAACTGGATGCTTCCTCGACAGGAGACGAAGGGTTCCTTTCTTCCCTCCTGAGTAGAATGAAGCGCTGGTTCCTTTCACATGCCCAATATATGAACTTCTTCACCATTTTGGTTCTTGCTTCG ATACCCAATCCTCTGTTTGATCTCGCGGGCATAATGTGCGGACAGTTTGGAATTCCTTTCTGGAAGTTCTTCCTAGCAACGATGATTGGGAAAGCAATAATCAAGACTCACATACAG TCACTTTTCATCATCTCCATCTGCAACAACCAGCTTCTTCACTGGGTAGAAAACGAACTACTTTGGGTGCTCAGCTTCATACCTGGCTTCGACACCATCCTATCCAACCTCATCCCCAAGCTTCATTCAATGAAGGACAAGTACATGTCTGCCAAACCTCACGCTCAAGCAGATAGCAAG GGGAAGAAATGGGACTTCTCTCCTGCTTTTATTTGGAACACCGTGGTTTGGTTCATGCTGATGAACTTCTTCGTCAAGATTGTGAACGCAACTGCACAACGGTATCTGAACAAGCAGCATGACAAGGAAATCGCTGCAATGAAGAATAAATCATCGAAACAATCTGATGATTCTGATACTTCTTCATCCAgatga
- the LOC121809074 gene encoding vacuole membrane protein KMS1-like isoform X1 — protein MGSKKKSKSTSSRRNGGVSLSGLRVKHQQELEKLNLTTQPFKTLKLFLFAVVLYIRRSFTYVLSHGGWLMLCGALVGVAGILLVIVDGPHDKHVEEVLRYMRFGLWWVALGVASSIGLGSGLHTFVLYLGPHIAFFTLKAVQCGRVDIKSAIYDTIQLKRTPSWLGKDCSEFGPPIFPSSQGVRIPISSILPQVQLEAILWGLGTALGELPPYFISRAASLSGSTVSAMEELDASSTGDEGFLSSLLSRMKRWFLSHAQYMNFFTILVLASIPNPLFDLAGIMCGQFGIPFWKFFLATMIGKAIIKTHIQSLFIISICNNQLLHWVENELLWVLSFIPGFDTILSNLIPKLHSMKDKYMSAKPHAQADSKPQGKKWDFSPAFIWNTVVWFMLMNFFVKIVNATAQRYLNKQHDKEIAAMKNKSSKQSDDSDTSSSR, from the exons atgggGTCGAAGAAAAAATCGAAATCCACCAGTAGTCGTCGAAACGGCGGCGTATCTCTCTCAG GACTTCGAGTGAAGCACCAGCAAGAACTAGAAAAATTGAATCTGACCACCCAACCGTTCAAGACGCTAAAGCTATTCCTTTTTGCTGTTGTACTCTACATCAGACGGTCGTTTACATATGTTTTGTCACATGGCGGTTGGCTTATGCTTTGTGGTGCCCTTGTTGGGGTTGCAGGGATACTACTCGTTATAGTTGATGGTCCTCATGATAAG CATGTTGAGGAAGTTTTACGTTACATGCGGTTTGGACTGTGGTGGGTGGCTCTAGGTGTAGCATCTTCCATTGGACTCG GTTCTGGGCTGCACACCTTTGTCCTCTATTTAGGACCCCATATTGCGTTCTTCACATTAAAAGCAGTGCAGTGTGGTCGAGTAGACATTAAAAGTGCCATTTACGACACAATACAACTAAAGAGAACTCCTTCATGGCTTGGCAAAGATTGTTCCGAATTCGGGCCTCCTATATTTCCGTCCTCACAAGGTGTGCGAATTCCCATCAGTAGCATCTTACCCCAAGTCCAGTTAGAAGCAATACTATGGGGTCTTGGTACTGCACTCGGCGAACTGCCCCCGTATTTCATTTCAAGGGCAG CTAGCTTGTCGGGAAGTACAGTGTCAGCCATGGAAGAACTGGATGCTTCCTCGACAGGAGACGAAGGGTTCCTTTCTTCCCTCCTGAGTAGAATGAAGCGCTGGTTCCTTTCACATGCCCAATATATGAACTTCTTCACCATTTTGGTTCTTGCTTCG ATACCCAATCCTCTGTTTGATCTCGCGGGCATAATGTGCGGACAGTTTGGAATTCCTTTCTGGAAGTTCTTCCTAGCAACGATGATTGGGAAAGCAATAATCAAGACTCACATACAG TCACTTTTCATCATCTCCATCTGCAACAACCAGCTTCTTCACTGGGTAGAAAACGAACTACTTTGGGTGCTCAGCTTCATACCTGGCTTCGACACCATCCTATCCAACCTCATCCCCAAGCTTCATTCAATGAAGGACAAGTACATGTCTGCCAAACCTCACGCTCAAGCAGATAGCAAG CCTCAGGGGAAGAAATGGGACTTCTCTCCTGCTTTTATTTGGAACACCGTGGTTTGGTTCATGCTGATGAACTTCTTCGTCAAGATTGTGAACGCAACTGCACAACGGTATCTGAACAAGCAGCATGACAAGGAAATCGCTGCAATGAAGAATAAATCATCGAAACAATCTGATGATTCTGATACTTCTTCATCCAgatga